TAGTGCCGGGTGTAGTTGCGCCACACACCGGTGTCGGGAGAACCGAACGAAATACGCGCAGGCAGCGCCGGGCCGATGGCGGCTGCCGCACTTTCCCGGCCCGTTGCCTGGGTCAGCTGGTACAGCGAGTCGTAGTCATAGCGGTACGCAGCCTGCACTTGCGTGTTGTGGCTCCATTGCGTCGGTTGCGACTGATCCCGCAGGGCTGAAACATTTCCCACCGGGTCATATTCGTAATTCAAATCCTGCAATGGCGCCGCCCGCTCATTTTTGCGGTACGCCATCAGCCGGCGCATACGGCCATCCTCGGCCCGATAGGTGGACATGCTCTTCACGCCATTGCCCAACAGAGCCGTCTCCACCTGACCGGCGGCATTGTAGTCGTAGCGCTCTATGACGGTTTTGCGCACGCCACTTTTCAAGGTGAGGTGAATATGTTTGGCCTGTCCGTCGAACCCATAGGCAAAGTGGCGGCCATTACCCTTGGCGTCGACCTGTTTCAAGGTGCCGCCAAGGGCGTCGAACGTCCAGCGTGTGGTGTGACGCGCGCTTTCCAACTGCTGGTTCTGATCGGCCTGGGCAGGCGGCCAGTCCACTTCGCCGGATGCCTCGCGAAATCGCCGGGTTTGCCGCAGCACTTGCCCGGTAACGCCGTACTCGTCAAACACCTGCGTGCCCGCCGGGTCGGCATGGCATACCAGATGGCCGCTGCGGTTGAGCGCGCGGTGCTCGGGGGTTGGCGGAGCATAGACCAGGCGTTCGACACACCGGCACCGCGCTTCGTTGGCCGCTTGTTCGAACACCGCCACCGGACGGCGCAACGCGTCGTAGTCGTGGCGCTGGTAGGCACCCCGCCCATCCCAGGCATGCAACAGTTGCCCGGATGGCGCAACCAGCATCAGCCGCATGCCGGCGTCCACATCGTTGCGGCGGATCAGCGTACCGGACAGGCTGTACACCGACACATGGTTGGCCTCGGTGGAGGGTTCGCTCAAGTAAAGGGCATGCAGGCGCGAATCCCACTGCTGCAGCAGCAGGCCGCTGGCCCCGTAGACCTGGCGCCTGACGCGGGCCGTTGGCGCAGCCTCGGGGGCAGCGCGCAGGTAGGCGACGCTGCGCACGGTCAACCCACGGGGGTCGAATGCCGCAAGCGAAGGCGTATTTCGATGAAATGAAGCAGACATGATCACATGACCTCAATTGCACAAAGGTCAGCCAAGCCTGGGCTTGATGTGCTGGATAAAGGTGGTATCGGCGTATGGGCGTCGGCGATGCCGGTACATACCTATGCCTGGCCCCGTCAACCCGCGTGATAGCGTTTTTCATTGCCCGCCGGACCCATCGGCGGGCGTGAAGGAACGTATGAATATGCAAGTCGACAGCAGCTCCCTGCTCGCTCAACTGATTGATCACTCACGCCCTCCCGCCACCGGTCGGGACGATTTCAAAACCGCGCTGCAGCGCCTCGATATTCACTCGGTATTCGACATCGTGCGACTCGGCGAAAAGGCATTCGCAGAGCAATTGGCTACCTGCAACGACGACGATGCCCACACGGTGTACCTCCGGGCCCAAAGCGCTGCCGCGCAACTGGAAAGACTGTTTCGCGAACAGCAAGTCTCGTCGGACCGCCCTTCCCGGCGCGATAAGCGCGATGTCGCCGCCGATACCGGCGCCACCTACCAGGCCTTGTTCAAGGAAAACCGGGAGCAGTTCTGCGCCAGTTCATCCATTGCAGCAGTCGACTCGCCGGTGGCCTACCTGCGCGCGCTTTATCTGTTCGCCCTGCAACTGGAACACAATGCCAAGGGGGCGAACGCGGTCAAGCTGTCGGACCGGCGTGCGGACCTGAAGGAGCTTTTGATCGACCCACACAGCGTTGCGGGCCAGGTGCCCATGTTGTCGATCATCAATCGCACCTTGCTCAGGAATATCGCGGGCGCCGACGCCGACAACGCCTACGTACTGCTGAGCAAGACCTGGTTCCCGTTTTCGCTGCCCTATCATTTGCACCACCAGCAATGCCGGCTGGGCTTGTCGGGCGACAAGCCAATGTTGGGTGAGTTGAACTATCGCATCAGTCGCCAGTTGCCCCTGGCGGCGGAAGCCAACACTTATGGACAAGTCGTTACCCACAATAACGAGGTTCAATGTCTGTTATCAGGGTTGAGCCCTGAACAACAGGCAATGCTGAAAAAGGACTGGCCAGCGGCGCAGGATGCGCAAAGGTTCTATCTAACCTGCTTCAATTGGACGGCTGCGCAGGGCCCGGAAAACGTCACTGACTTTCTGCACCATACCCAACTGGACGCCGAACAACTTCAAGCGCTGCTGGCACAACAGACACAAGCACCACGCAAATCGCCGTACTGCAAGCAGGATACCGGGCTCACTTACGGTGCCTGTTACATCAACGGCGCGATGGCCTCCACACCCGCGATCAGCCTGGGCAACGACGCCCCCGCCACGCTGATCAACGTGAGCCTGGAACGCTTCGACAGGCTGCAACGGATGATTCGACTGCAGCGCTGGCTCGGCCTGCCTTTCGCACAATTGGACACGTTGCTGGTCAGCGCCATGCGCTGCGAGGGCGCCAGCAACCGTGCGCTGCTGATCACCCATAACACCCTTCGGGCGCTGGGGGTCTTTTGCTATCTGAACAGGCGCTACACCTTGCAAGCCGAAGAGTTTGCCGCCTGGCTCCATCAGATGCCCGTCCACGCCTCGGGAAAGCGTGTGTCATTGTTCGATCAGGTGTTCAACCGCGCAGGTTCCGCCTTGCCGCCCCTGTATCTGGACGGCAAGGCGTTCGACGCCACCACTGCGCAACAACTCTGCGCCGGGCTGGGCCTGCAAGACACCCAGGATTCGCTGCAACTGCTGATCGCCGACAGGCCTGCAACCCGTACGATCGAGACCGTCAGCGCACTTTATCGACAAGCGCGAATCGCCCGCCTGTTCGGCTTGTCGGTCATGGAATGTCGGCAACTGGCGCAGTTGCTTGGCAAAGCAAACGTTCTCACGCAACTGCGCACGCCAACGCTGCGGCGCAAACCCAAAGGCGCAACTGACTTTCTCGATGTGCTCATGCACCTGGAATGGGCCAGCCGCTGGCTCAAGGAAAACGGTAACAGCCTGCCATTGTTCAGGCATCAGCTATTGCTTGATAAGCAGGTCCGGGACCCAGCCATCAACCTGCTGTTGAAAGAGTTCGCAGCCTATGATCAGGCTTCTCTTTCCACAAAGTTGAACCTGCTTGAACTGCCTCAACAACCGAGTGATGAAGATAGCCGCTTGCCCGCCGTTGACTGGAACGCCCTGGCCTCTCAAGTGCTGCAACGGGCGCGCTCAAGCACCAGCGTTGAGGTGGCGCTCGATGCACAACTGTCTTCCGTTGCAATCAGCACGGACCCCACACGCACCACCTTTATCATCGAACAGACGAAACAGAAGCTGCTGACACTGGTGAGCACGGTACGGGATGAGCTCTGGGCGTTGTATCTGCGGCTCAAGAAAATCATCCAATCCGTACCTCATCTGCCAGGCAATGCCAACGGGCATCAAAAATATGACCATTACGGTCATTTCCTGCGCTTGTACGCGCCTGCTGCCCCACCGCTGCAAACCCTCGGCTATCTGATATTGCTGCTCCCTCACGCCGTCGATGTTCTGCAATGGCCGCTCAGCCGCCAGGCGCTTGATCAATTTCTGATAAACCCGCACTGGCTGGACAGTGACTATCAGGCCTCCTCGTTACTGGAACTGACTCCGCACACCCTCTACCTGATGCAGCAGTTCAACCATTGCATCGACCGCTTTGGCCTGACGGAAGGACAAATCCTCGATTACTTCAGACAAGCCAACACACCGCCCGGTAGCGCGGCACAAAATACCAGTGACGAAACCAACGAGCGCCTGGCCCGACTCTGTGGCTGGAGTGCCAGCGAAATAGGCGTTTTCAGCAGCCAGCTGAAACCGCCACGCATTACCTCCATGGATCGCCTGGACTGGCTGCTGCGCTGCCGCCAGGCCAGTACCGCAACCGGCCTCCCGGCCACCCTGCTGATTGCCGCCAGCCAACTTAAAACCGACGCGACGTTCGCTCAATGGAAGGCCGTCGGCGAGGCGCTCACGAGCGCCCATGCATCCCCCGTCAACCCGCCTTCCCCTGCCGACCTGTTCAAGGACTGATCATGTCTGACTCGCTTGACCAACACCTTAATGAAAGCCTGCGCGACGCCATGCTCGCGTACTACCTCACCCATAAAGTGCCTGGTGCTCTGAAGGCAACCATCAGCACGGCAGATGACCTTTACGCGCATTGGTTACTCGATGTGCAGGTCAGCCAAGCCGTGCCAACCAGCCCGGTAGCCTGTGCCATTTCCAGCCTGCAGCAATACATCACACGAATTCAACTGGGCCTTGAGCCGGGCTACGAACAGCAGGGCATGACCGCGCAACAGGGCAAGTTCTGGCGCGAACATTTGCACAGCTACCCGCTCTGGAATGCCAGCCAGCAATTGCGCTACCACCCGGCCAACTATCTGGACCCGACGTTACGGCGTGACAAGACTGACAGTTTTCAACAACTGGAAAACGACCTCAGCCAATACCGAATTCAAGCGGATACCGTCGTCACGGCGGTTCAGAGTTACCTGGCCAGGTTTGAGGAAACCGCCAACATACGCACGATCAACGGCTATATCGACGCTGACTTGAGCAACCTGCACAGCGGCACCTGCTACTTCGTCGGTAAATCGAGCTCCGGGAACACCTACTACTGGCGCTCCCTGGACCTGTCCAAACGCTCCGGCACGGTGCTTTTGCAGGAGGCCTGGTCAGACTGGAAAAAAATCAACCTGTCGGTCTCCGACGCCACCGCCGAGCAAAGCATCCGACCGGTGTATTTCAACAGCAGGCTGTTTTTCATCTGGGCCGAGTGCATCAAACCCACCCCGAGCAGTTCGTTCAAACCGGCGCGATGGGATTTGGAGGAAAAGGAACATCTGGCCGATTGGATCAATACCCACTACGTCAAATTCCGGCTCAATTTCTCGTATAAAAACCATGATGGCAGCTGGAGCGCGCCCCAGGCGTGCATCGAGAAATACTGCGCGACCGAAGACGTCAACGCATCGACCTCCGAGCTTCTGAAAAGCATTACTCAAACGGTGGCAATCGTCGATGACACCCACACGCCTGCGCTTTTTTTAAGTGTGCTCGCCACCAGCCGCAAAGATCCCAAACAGCAGGATAATTTCATCGGCAA
This genomic stretch from Pseudomonas orientalis harbors:
- a CDS encoding Tc toxin subunit A, which encodes MNMQVDSSSLLAQLIDHSRPPATGRDDFKTALQRLDIHSVFDIVRLGEKAFAEQLATCNDDDAHTVYLRAQSAAAQLERLFREQQVSSDRPSRRDKRDVAADTGATYQALFKENREQFCASSSIAAVDSPVAYLRALYLFALQLEHNAKGANAVKLSDRRADLKELLIDPHSVAGQVPMLSIINRTLLRNIAGADADNAYVLLSKTWFPFSLPYHLHHQQCRLGLSGDKPMLGELNYRISRQLPLAAEANTYGQVVTHNNEVQCLLSGLSPEQQAMLKKDWPAAQDAQRFYLTCFNWTAAQGPENVTDFLHHTQLDAEQLQALLAQQTQAPRKSPYCKQDTGLTYGACYINGAMASTPAISLGNDAPATLINVSLERFDRLQRMIRLQRWLGLPFAQLDTLLVSAMRCEGASNRALLITHNTLRALGVFCYLNRRYTLQAEEFAAWLHQMPVHASGKRVSLFDQVFNRAGSALPPLYLDGKAFDATTAQQLCAGLGLQDTQDSLQLLIADRPATRTIETVSALYRQARIARLFGLSVMECRQLAQLLGKANVLTQLRTPTLRRKPKGATDFLDVLMHLEWASRWLKENGNSLPLFRHQLLLDKQVRDPAINLLLKEFAAYDQASLSTKLNLLELPQQPSDEDSRLPAVDWNALASQVLQRARSSTSVEVALDAQLSSVAISTDPTRTTFIIEQTKQKLLTLVSTVRDELWALYLRLKKIIQSVPHLPGNANGHQKYDHYGHFLRLYAPAAPPLQTLGYLILLLPHAVDVLQWPLSRQALDQFLINPHWLDSDYQASSLLELTPHTLYLMQQFNHCIDRFGLTEGQILDYFRQANTPPGSAAQNTSDETNERLARLCGWSASEIGVFSSQLKPPRITSMDRLDWLLRCRQASTATGLPATLLIAASQLKTDATFAQWKAVGEALTSAHASPVNPPSPADLFKD